One genomic segment of Clostridium saccharoperbutylacetonicum N1-4(HMT) includes these proteins:
- a CDS encoding cysteine hydrolase family protein, protein MKNTALLVIDVQKALVKLNPFDINEVIHNIKSLIKICRENNTEVIFVQHNGEIGSILEPNSDGWNIYDEISPNKNEKVLSKNYNSAFRQTDLKEYLDSKDITNLIITGMQTEYCIDTTCKVAFEYGFNIITPEKTNTTFNNGNILAKDLYDYYNFTIFKDRFTTVENLNDTIKRLTTTN, encoded by the coding sequence ATGAAAAATACAGCACTTTTAGTTATCGATGTTCAAAAGGCATTAGTAAAATTGAATCCTTTTGATATAAATGAAGTTATACATAACATAAAAAGCCTAATAAAAATATGTAGAGAAAATAATACAGAAGTGATTTTCGTTCAGCACAATGGAGAAATTGGGAGCATTCTAGAACCAAATTCAGATGGTTGGAATATTTATGATGAAATTAGTCCAAATAAAAATGAAAAGGTGCTGTCTAAAAATTACAATTCTGCATTTAGACAAACAGATTTAAAAGAATATTTAGACAGCAAAGATATAACTAATTTAATTATTACCGGTATGCAAACTGAATATTGCATAGATACTACTTGTAAAGTTGCTTTTGAATATGGTTTTAATATTATTACACCTGAAAAAACAAATACAACTTTTAATAATGGAAATATTTTGGCTAAAGACTTATATGATTATTATAACTTTACTATATTTAAAGATAGATTTACTACTGTAGAAAATCTAAATGATACAATAAAAAGATTAACAACTACAAATTAA
- a CDS encoding ATP-binding protein — MIEKLKSEWTYSGINVEHGKNTFSNFEVWNKEAERLKETAASYCSDFDEIKDRRRNSILLCGQVGSGKTHISIAIALNFLKQKIKVVYMPYRDIITKVKQNMLDQEYYRKMISKYQLCEVLLIDDLFKGKINESDINIMFEIINYRYLNFLPIIVSSEFSIDRLLAFDEGVGSRIYEMCKDYLVEIEKGIWNNYRLR, encoded by the coding sequence ATGATAGAGAAGTTGAAAAGTGAGTGGACTTATTCTGGAATCAATGTAGAACATGGTAAAAATACCTTTTCTAATTTTGAGGTTTGGAATAAAGAAGCTGAAAGATTAAAGGAAACTGCAGCATCGTATTGTAGTGACTTTGATGAAATTAAGGATAGAAGAAGAAATAGTATTTTATTATGTGGTCAAGTTGGAAGTGGAAAAACACATATTAGTATTGCTATTGCATTAAATTTCCTAAAGCAAAAAATAAAAGTTGTGTACATGCCTTATAGAGATATAATCACAAAGGTAAAACAAAATATGCTTGATCAAGAATACTATAGAAAAATGATATCAAAATATCAATTGTGTGAAGTATTACTTATTGATGATCTTTTTAAAGGAAAAATCAATGAAAGTGATATTAACATAATGTTTGAAATTATAAATTATAGATATCTAAACTTCCTGCCAATCATAGTTAGCAGTGAATTTTCTATTGATAGATTATTAGCTTTTGATGAAGGGGTAGGGTCAAGGATATATGAAATGTGCAAGGATTATTTAGTTGAAATTGAGAAGGGGATTTGGAATAATTATAGGCTTAGATGA
- a CDS encoding Rrf2 family transcriptional regulator — translation MKISSRFTVAIHILSVLAIQKDVLCTSEFIAGSVNTNPVVIRRITSMLKKAGLINVTSGTGGASINKPLNDITLLEIYKAVNVVDEGGIFQFNENPNPDCPIGKNIQSLLELVLFKAQDAMENVLSSVTLENLIKDLNNKINNEI, via the coding sequence TTGAAAATTAGTAGTCGATTTACTGTAGCTATTCACATATTATCAGTTTTAGCTATTCAAAAAGACGTACTTTGTACTTCTGAATTTATTGCAGGCAGTGTAAATACAAATCCTGTAGTAATTAGAAGAATAACTAGTATGTTAAAAAAAGCAGGTTTAATAAATGTAACTTCTGGAACTGGAGGTGCATCTATTAATAAGCCATTAAACGATATAACTTTACTTGAAATTTATAAAGCAGTTAACGTTGTAGATGAAGGAGGCATTTTTCAATTCAATGAAAATCCTAATCCAGATTGCCCTATCGGGAAAAATATTCAAAGCCTTCTTGAATTAGTGTTATTTAAAGCTCAAGATGCTATGGAAAATGTTCTATCTTCTGTTACACTTGAAAATTTAATTAAAGATCTAAATAATAAAATAAATAACGAAATTTAA
- a CDS encoding GNAT family N-acetyltransferase: MKFNEKEIKLKDGTRCILRSPNELDAEKMLEYLKMTSEETHFMVRYPEEIKITTDKEIEFIKESLNSKQDLMIAAFIDDELAGNVGLNCIRDHIKLRHRAAFGISIKEKYWNKGIGNILIKEVIEQAKQIGYEQIELGVFSDNEKAIDLYKKYGFETWGIMKNAFKLKDGNYHDEINMGRMLE, translated from the coding sequence ATGAAATTTAATGAAAAAGAAATCAAATTAAAAGATGGGACAAGATGTATATTAAGAAGTCCTAATGAGCTTGATGCTGAAAAAATGCTTGAATATTTGAAAATGACATCAGAAGAAACACATTTTATGGTTAGATATCCAGAAGAAATTAAAATTACAACTGATAAAGAAATTGAATTTATTAAGGAAAGTTTAAACAGTAAGCAAGACCTTATGATTGCAGCATTTATTGATGATGAACTTGCAGGTAATGTAGGACTTAATTGTATAAGAGATCATATTAAACTTAGGCATAGAGCAGCCTTTGGAATTTCAATAAAGGAAAAGTATTGGAATAAGGGTATTGGAAATATACTTATTAAAGAAGTAATTGAGCAGGCAAAGCAAATTGGTTATGAGCAGATTGAACTGGGAGTATTTTCAGACAATGAAAAAGCCATTGATTTATATAAAAAGTATGGTTTTGAGACTTGGGGGATTATGAAAAATGCTTTTAAACTTAAAGATGGAAACTATCATGATGAAATTAACATGGGAAGAATGCTAGAATAG
- a CDS encoding helix-turn-helix domain-containing protein, which produces MFNERLEKFRKELKLRRKEMAAKLEVSESYYSLIESGKRNPSKNFIEKVVLISESPEEYWIYGIKKEDYVNTRDDFKSLKKSLDAILDLGSIKDIDEIFDQDNMPKDSLGKLLIAALKADMKYMIEKRQR; this is translated from the coding sequence ATGTTTAATGAACGCTTAGAAAAATTTCGAAAAGAGCTAAAGCTAAGAAGAAAAGAAATGGCAGCTAAACTCGAGGTTAGCGAAAGTTATTATAGCTTAATTGAAAGCGGAAAAAGAAATCCCTCAAAAAATTTTATTGAAAAGGTAGTTTTAATAAGCGAATCCCCTGAGGAATACTGGATATATGGAATAAAGAAAGAAGACTATGTAAATACTAGAGATGATTTTAAATCGCTAAAAAAATCTCTAGATGCTATTCTTGATCTGGGTTCAATTAAAGATATTGACGAAATATTTGATCAAGATAACATGCCTAAAGACTCACTTGGCAAATTATTAATTGCAGCCTTAAAAGCAGATATGAAATACATGATTGAAAAAAGACAAAGATAA
- a CDS encoding aldo/keto reductase — protein MEYVKLGNSDLNVSRICMGCMGFGDASNGQHSWTIDEENSRKIIKRGLELGINFFDTAIGYQSGTSEKYLGKAIKDFTKREDVVIATKFLPRTVEEIEQGISGQQHIEKMLDKSLQNLGMDYVDLYIYHMWDYQTPLYYILEGLNNAVKSGKARYIGISNCFAWQLAKANAMAEKEGFSKFISIQGHYNLIFREEEREMSQLCREDNIAMTPYSALASGRLAKHPEETSKRLEQDTYAKFKYDEMAEYDNVIINRVSELAKEKNVSMTEISLAWLLTKVASPVVGTTKLHHVEGAVNAVKLKLTDEEIKYLEEPYVPHRLVGVMSQNTISTSTEKKVWSVGNQKV, from the coding sequence ATGGAATATGTAAAATTAGGAAACTCAGATTTGAATGTATCACGAATTTGTATGGGATGTATGGGATTTGGAGATGCAAGCAATGGTCAGCATAGCTGGACAATTGATGAAGAAAATTCTAGAAAAATTATAAAAAGAGGTCTTGAGCTTGGAATAAATTTTTTTGATACAGCAATAGGTTATCAAAGTGGTACTAGCGAAAAATATTTAGGTAAGGCAATTAAAGATTTTACGAAAAGAGAGGATGTCGTAATAGCAACAAAGTTTCTTCCTAGAACTGTTGAAGAAATAGAACAAGGCATTTCTGGGCAACAGCATATTGAAAAAATGCTAGATAAAAGTCTTCAAAATTTAGGGATGGATTATGTAGATCTATATATATATCATATGTGGGATTATCAAACACCTCTATATTATATATTAGAGGGTTTGAATAACGCAGTAAAATCAGGTAAAGCTCGTTATATTGGAATTTCAAATTGCTTTGCATGGCAACTTGCAAAAGCAAATGCTATGGCTGAAAAAGAAGGCTTTTCCAAATTTATTTCTATTCAAGGACATTATAATCTTATATTCCGTGAGGAAGAAAGAGAAATGTCACAACTTTGCAGAGAAGATAACATAGCTATGACTCCTTATAGTGCACTTGCTAGTGGAAGATTGGCAAAGCATCCAGAGGAAACGTCTAAACGTTTGGAACAAGACACATATGCAAAATTTAAATATGATGAAATGGCTGAATATGATAATGTAATCATTAATCGTGTATCAGAACTTGCAAAGGAGAAGAATGTTTCGATGACAGAAATTTCTTTAGCATGGTTATTAACAAAGGTTGCATCACCTGTAGTTGGAACTACTAAGCTTCATCATGTGGAAGGGGCAGTTAATGCCGTAAAATTAAAATTAACTGATGAAGAAATAAAGTATCTTGAAGAGCCATATGTACCACATAGATTAGTTGGAGTTATGTCGCAGAATACTATTTCCACAAGCACTGAGAAGAAAGTATGGTCTGTAGGTAATCAAAAAGTTTGA
- a CDS encoding EFR1 family ferrodoxin (N-terminal region resembles flavodoxins. C-terminal ferrodoxin region binds two 4Fe-4S clusters.), which yields MTTTIYYFSGTGNCLKVAKDLSEQLEDSEIIQISKNTMSTSEDTQSDKIGFVFPVYFSGIPVMVKNFIENLHINKNTYVFAISTFGGTVGTSLNQIKTLLNKKDIKLSASFGILLPGNDQLLYSPASKEKQDKLFKNQQNQISTIASNIKDNLQVEYKTNPIINTLGKLIYKTFKPQNIDKNFWTDEKCISCGICSKVCPANNIVMDEGKPKWEHHCESCLACMQWCPQKSIQYKKVTISRDRYHNPDIKVTELIQK from the coding sequence ATGACTACAACAATTTATTATTTTTCTGGTACTGGAAATTGTTTAAAGGTTGCAAAAGATCTAAGTGAGCAATTAGAAGACTCTGAAATTATACAAATTTCCAAAAACACTATGTCCACTTCAGAAGACACTCAATCAGATAAAATAGGCTTTGTATTTCCTGTTTATTTTTCAGGAATACCTGTAATGGTGAAAAACTTTATAGAAAATTTGCACATCAATAAGAACACCTATGTTTTTGCTATATCAACTTTTGGAGGAACAGTCGGTACATCTCTTAATCAAATAAAAACCTTACTGAATAAGAAAGATATTAAATTATCTGCATCCTTTGGTATTTTATTACCAGGTAACGATCAGCTATTATATTCTCCTGCCTCAAAAGAAAAACAAGATAAACTTTTTAAAAATCAGCAAAATCAAATTTCTACAATAGCTTCAAACATAAAGGATAATCTACAGGTTGAATATAAGACTAATCCCATTATAAATACCTTGGGTAAATTGATATATAAAACTTTTAAACCCCAAAATATTGATAAGAACTTTTGGACTGATGAAAAATGTATAAGTTGTGGTATATGTTCCAAGGTCTGTCCTGCAAACAATATAGTTATGGATGAAGGAAAGCCAAAATGGGAGCATCACTGTGAATCTTGTCTTGCCTGTATGCAATGGTGTCCACAAAAATCTATACAATATAAAAAAGTAACTATAAGCAGAGACCGCTATCATAATCCAGACATAAAGGTAACTGAGTTAATTCAGAAATAA
- a CDS encoding cupin domain-containing protein: protein MDRKELEKVSDFLLGEENTAYAPYFIGKSYLGVLNTKEAFIANVTFEPGCRNNWHIHHGDGQILICVGGRGWYQELGKEPQAIKSGDVVYIAPEIKHWHGAVQDEAFAHLSLSVPVEGASNEWCEPVTDEEYMKLK, encoded by the coding sequence ATGGATAGAAAAGAATTAGAAAAGGTATCTGACTTTTTACTTGGAGAAGAAAATACTGCTTATGCACCATATTTTATTGGAAAAAGTTATTTAGGTGTTTTAAACACCAAGGAAGCGTTTATTGCTAACGTTACATTTGAACCAGGATGCCGTAATAATTGGCATATTCATCATGGAGATGGACAGATATTAATCTGTGTAGGAGGTCGTGGCTGGTATCAAGAGTTAGGTAAAGAACCACAAGCTATAAAGAGCGGAGATGTAGTATACATTGCACCTGAAATTAAACATTGGCATGGTGCTGTACAAGATGAAGCTTTTGCACACTTATCATTATCAGTTCCAGTGGAAGGTGCTTCAAATGAATGGTGTGAACCTGTAACAGATGAGGAATATATGAAATTAAAATAA
- a CDS encoding DUF1659 domain-containing protein has protein sequence MAVTKNIDSVSLSIEVQKGTDKAGDPIYTKKTFSNIKKDAAPENVYAVADAIKGAMQAKTRDYFINESSSLANA, from the coding sequence ATGGCAGTAACAAAAAACATTGATTCTGTTTCCCTTAGTATCGAAGTTCAAAAAGGTACTGACAAGGCAGGTGATCCAATCTATACTAAAAAGACTTTTTCAAACATCAAGAAAGATGCTGCACCTGAAAATGTATATGCTGTTGCAGATGCAATTAAAGGTGCTATGCAAGCTAAGACTAGAGATTACTTTATAAATGAATCTTCTAGCTTAGCAAACGCTTAG
- a CDS encoding phage replisome organizer N-terminal domain-containing protein, with translation MADIKWIKLATGMPDDERMKLIDEMPERDTVHYLWIRLLIQAAKTNADGAVFLSEDMPYTDTMLAVIFSRPLASIKLALKTLLRLGMIEIDSDKIIRIVNWDKHQNIEGMERVREQNRKIAEAHREKKKSEKNATKSNKEETYKDEALEEDIDLGENKDLDENEVLENLETSEEAYENAVSDDKTNTHTNESVSNISAETANNNCTVTKNTSNVTQNKSNVIVTKQNKKEIENKKKNKNEKKEIDKDKNIESNKNNACDLNNKTSACDKATGHSSIFEQHNNTKNEAVEEADINLKALELMHYHEKITGKVGGCDYVALRSAIDIHGEKWVKMAMDVSFEKNCPDIKYAIGILKNWRREGYPEDKVEVKKNGFRSAGKNSTADKNEFTGFKPKEPKKLTEAKRKWAEANLI, from the coding sequence ATGGCAGATATTAAATGGATTAAATTAGCTACTGGTATGCCTGATGATGAAAGAATGAAGTTAATAGATGAAATGCCAGAGAGAGATACAGTTCACTATTTATGGATAAGATTACTTATACAAGCAGCTAAGACTAATGCTGATGGGGCAGTTTTCTTATCAGAGGATATGCCATATACTGATACAATGCTTGCTGTAATATTTTCTAGGCCTTTAGCATCTATAAAACTTGCATTAAAAACATTATTACGTCTTGGGATGATTGAAATAGATTCTGATAAAATAATCAGAATTGTAAACTGGGACAAGCATCAAAACATAGAGGGAATGGAAAGAGTTCGTGAACAAAATAGAAAAATAGCTGAAGCTCATAGAGAAAAGAAAAAATCAGAGAAGAATGCAACTAAAAGCAATAAGGAAGAAACTTATAAAGATGAAGCATTAGAAGAAGATATAGATTTAGGAGAAAATAAAGACTTAGATGAAAATGAGGTATTAGAAAATTTAGAAACTAGTGAAGAAGCTTATGAAAATGCTGTTAGTGATGATAAAACTAATACTCATACTAATGAATCAGTTAGTAATATCAGTGCTGAAACTGCTAATAATAATTGTACTGTTACTAAAAATACTAGTAACGTTACACAAAATAAAAGTAACGTTATAGTAACGAAACAGAATAAGAAAGAGATAGAGAATAAGAAAAAGAATAAGAATGAGAAAAAAGAGATAGATAAAGATAAAAACATAGAGAGTAATAAAAATAATGCTTGTGATTTAAATAATAAAACCTCAGCTTGTGATAAAGCAACAGGTCATTCTAGTATCTTTGAGCAGCATAATAATACTAAAAATGAAGCTGTAGAAGAAGCGGATATAAATCTTAAAGCTTTAGAGCTTATGCATTATCATGAAAAAATAACAGGGAAAGTTGGAGGTTGTGACTACGTTGCACTAAGATCAGCTATTGATATTCATGGAGAAAAGTGGGTTAAGATGGCTATGGATGTTAGCTTTGAGAAAAATTGTCCAGACATAAAGTATGCTATTGGTATATTAAAAAATTGGAGACGGGAAGGGTATCCAGAGGATAAGGTGGAGGTAAAGAAAAATGGGTTTAGAAGCGCTGGAAAGAATAGCACAGCGGATAAAAATGAATTTACAGGATTCAAACCAAAAGAACCAAAAAAACTTACAGAAGCCAAACGAAAGTGGGCAGAGGCGAACCTTATATAA
- a CDS encoding HXXEE domain-containing protein: protein MVHEYFLWIATLAYGLHIVEEMVLDWRGWARGFLKLPAEWNEFYVFNAVVILYGCISAIIGWKCPMIALSYPALMLINTVFFHLLPVLKSGRFSPGLFTALILFVPIAALTYYGASVDDVISIKSIVFSTVFGIIFMAYPITLQILKTKPFFLQQNRND from the coding sequence ATGGTACATGAGTATTTTCTATGGATTGCAACTTTAGCATATGGTCTACACATTGTTGAAGAAATGGTACTGGATTGGAGGGGATGGGCAAGAGGTTTTCTAAAATTACCTGCAGAATGGAACGAGTTTTATGTTTTTAATGCAGTGGTTATTTTATATGGATGCATTTCAGCAATTATTGGATGGAAATGTCCAATGATCGCTCTTTCATATCCTGCATTAATGTTAATAAATACTGTTTTTTTTCATCTCTTGCCAGTCTTAAAAAGCGGTAGGTTTTCCCCAGGATTGTTTACAGCGCTAATACTTTTTGTCCCGATTGCTGCTTTGACATACTATGGTGCTAGTGTTGATGATGTTATTTCCATCAAGTCAATTGTATTTTCAACCGTATTTGGTATCATTTTTATGGCATATCCAATTACTTTGCAAATTCTTAAAACAAAACCATTTTTTTTACAACAAAATAGAAATGACTAA
- a CDS encoding histidine phosphatase family protein, giving the protein MKKILYLIRHGQTMFNLRRKVQGFCDSPLTELGIKQAKVAAKYFEDNNITFDHAYSSTSERACDTLEIVTDIPYKRLKGLKEWNFGTFEGESEDLNPPIPYGDFFAKYGGEEEKEFQKRIADTCKKIMEEDNEIVLAVSHGAACRNFMRYWAYTSSVDQKERIGNCCILKFEYENQEFKLIEIINHNFN; this is encoded by the coding sequence ATGAAAAAGATATTATATTTAATTAGACATGGACAAACGATGTTTAATCTTAGAAGAAAGGTTCAAGGATTCTGTGATTCACCACTTACTGAATTAGGAATTAAGCAAGCAAAAGTTGCAGCAAAGTATTTTGAAGATAACAATATTACATTTGATCATGCCTATAGTTCAACTTCTGAAAGAGCATGTGATACTTTAGAAATAGTTACTGATATACCTTATAAAAGATTGAAAGGTTTAAAAGAATGGAATTTTGGAACATTTGAAGGAGAAAGTGAAGACTTAAACCCACCGATTCCTTATGGTGACTTCTTCGCTAAGTATGGTGGAGAAGAAGAAAAAGAATTTCAAAAGAGAATTGCTGATACCTGCAAAAAAATAATGGAAGAAGATAATGAAATAGTTTTGGCAGTTTCCCATGGAGCAGCTTGTAGGAATTTCATGAGATATTGGGCTTATACAAGTTCTGTTGATCAAAAAGAAAGAATTGGGAACTGCTGTATATTAAAATTTGAGTATGAAAATCAAGAATTTAAACTAATTGAAATTATAAATCATAATTTTAATTGA
- a CDS encoding excisionase: MVNEEEILFNKLHDVIKNSYLNRKTLTVLECAEFINVSKEEIRELINKPNTDFPYFKVGAKVLINRDLLLEWLKKYH, translated from the coding sequence ATGGTGAATGAAGAAGAAATACTATTTAATAAACTTCATGATGTTATTAAAAATTCTTACTTGAATAGAAAGACACTTACGGTTTTAGAATGTGCAGAGTTTATAAATGTTAGTAAAGAAGAAATAAGAGAGTTAATAAATAAGCCTAATACTGACTTTCCTTATTTTAAAGTAGGAGCAAAAGTATTGATAAATAGAGATTTATTACTAGAATGGCTTAAAAAATATCATTAG
- a CDS encoding DsbA family oxidoreductase has protein sequence MKVEIWFDFVCPFCYMGERKFEKALAAFEHKDEVEIIFKSFQLNMSQKDVKGKDIHQVIADKYNITYEQAKDNNDRITKAAAEVGLNYRFDILKLNNTQLAHEISKYAESVGKGTELVDLYFKGYFEEGLDIGNEEKLLELAEKAGLDISDLKNQLAGESLKAKVKEDEALARKLGISSVPYFVFDNKYAVSGAQEPEQFLKALKQAYNN, from the coding sequence ATGAAAGTAGAAATTTGGTTTGATTTTGTATGTCCATTCTGCTATATGGGTGAAAGGAAGTTTGAAAAGGCATTAGCAGCTTTTGAACATAAGGATGAAGTTGAAATAATATTTAAAAGCTTCCAATTAAATATGTCACAGAAAGATGTTAAAGGAAAAGACATTCATCAAGTTATAGCTGATAAGTACAATATTACTTATGAACAAGCTAAGGATAATAATGATAGAATCACAAAGGCTGCTGCTGAAGTTGGTCTTAATTATAGATTCGATATATTGAAATTGAATAACACTCAATTAGCTCATGAAATTTCGAAATATGCTGAAAGTGTTGGAAAGGGAACAGAGCTAGTGGACCTTTATTTTAAAGGATATTTTGAAGAAGGCTTAGATATAGGTAATGAAGAAAAACTACTTGAACTAGCAGAGAAGGCTGGCTTAGATATAAGTGATTTGAAAAATCAGTTAGCTGGAGAAAGTTTAAAAGCTAAAGTAAAAGAAGATGAAGCTTTAGCAAGGAAGCTAGGAATAAGCAGTGTTCCATATTTTGTTTTTGATAATAAATATGCTGTGTCAGGGGCTCAAGAGCCTGAACAATTTTTAAAAGCTTTAAAGCAAGCCTATAATAATTAA
- a CDS encoding DUF2922 domain-containing protein: MEYTLAMTFLTTSGEKSTLSVAGVKPDLTKDQINGLMDTIVAKNVFETNSGTFAKKSGAQITQRQVTKFDVA; encoded by the coding sequence ATGGAATATACTTTAGCTATGACTTTTTTAACAACATCTGGTGAGAAAAGCACTTTAAGTGTTGCTGGTGTTAAACCAGATCTTACTAAGGACCAAATCAATGGCCTTATGGACACAATAGTTGCTAAGAATGTTTTTGAAACTAATTCTGGCACTTTTGCTAAGAAATCTGGTGCCCAAATTACTCAAAGACAAGTTACCAAATTTGATGTAGCTTAA
- a CDS encoding flavodoxin — protein sequence MSKTLVTYFSVSGVTKKVAEKISIAAGADLYEIKPEAPYTREDLNWNNKNSRSSIEMNDPNSRPSIAYKVDNFDEYDVVFVGFPIWWYIAPTIINTFIESYDFSGKTVVTFFTSGGSGLGNSDKILKEGCNPSANWISGKRFSAGVTIENIKEWMTDLGL from the coding sequence ATGAGTAAAACATTAGTAACTTACTTTTCAGTAAGTGGTGTTACAAAAAAGGTTGCTGAAAAAATTTCAATAGCTGCAGGAGCGGATTTATATGAAATAAAGCCAGAAGCTCCATATACAAGGGAAGATTTAAATTGGAATAATAAGAATAGCCGCAGTAGTATAGAAATGAATGATCCTAATTCAAGACCATCCATAGCTTATAAGGTGGATAATTTTGATGAATATGATGTTGTATTTGTAGGATTTCCAATTTGGTGGTATATAGCACCAACAATTATTAACACTTTTATAGAAAGTTACGATTTTTCAGGAAAGACAGTAGTTACTTTTTTTACTTCAGGTGGTAGTGGTCTAGGTAATAGTGACAAGATATTAAAGGAAGGTTGCAATCCTTCTGCTAATTGGATTTCAGGAAAAAGATTTAGTGCAGGAGTAACAATAGAAAACATTAAAGAATGGATGACGGATTTAGGATTATAA
- a CDS encoding TetR/AcrR family transcriptional regulator, which translates to MKKDMSNLNTKDKILEATLNIISEEGFQNVTIRKIAVVADVNVAAVNYHFGSKDNVINEALEYLMIQSKNIFKCLKNTNEAPELRLRTFIDKYTKNLIKYPDQIKNLIHQSIYENSTKNKFQEYLEMEGVELIKATIQQIRPDKDDVTLQILVTQLLSCLLFPVLLGDRATEIFGIKLNDPKKRNAYIELLIKNVIQ; encoded by the coding sequence ATGAAAAAAGATATGAGCAATCTCAACACAAAAGACAAGATTTTAGAAGCTACATTGAACATTATATCTGAAGAAGGATTTCAAAATGTTACAATTCGGAAAATAGCTGTAGTTGCTGACGTAAATGTTGCTGCAGTTAATTATCATTTCGGTTCTAAAGATAATGTCATCAATGAAGCACTTGAATATTTAATGATTCAATCAAAAAACATATTTAAATGTTTAAAAAATACTAATGAAGCTCCCGAACTTCGATTAAGAACTTTCATTGATAAGTATACGAAAAATTTGATCAAGTATCCTGATCAGATAAAAAATTTAATACATCAAAGCATTTATGAGAATTCCACTAAAAATAAATTTCAAGAATATCTAGAGATGGAAGGCGTAGAACTAATTAAAGCCACGATTCAACAAATTCGACCAGATAAGGATGATGTTACTTTGCAGATACTAGTTACGCAATTATTAAGCTGTTTACTATTTCCTGTTTTGTTGGGAGATCGTGCTACAGAAATTTTTGGAATTAAATTAAATGATCCTAAAAAGAGGAATGCTTATATTGAACTGCTTATTAAAAATGTTATTCAATAA
- a CDS encoding carboxymuconolactone decarboxylase family protein has translation MKKQTAGRDSLGAFAPKFAELNDDVLFGEVWAREDKLSLRDRSVITVTALMTKGIFDNSLKYHLTNAKNNGVTAEEIAEIITHLAFYIGWPNAWATFNLAKEVWVD, from the coding sequence ATGAAAAAACAAACAGCTGGAAGAGATTCACTTGGCGCATTTGCACCTAAATTTGCAGAATTAAATGATGATGTTTTATTTGGTGAGGTTTGGGCTCGTGAGGATAAATTATCACTTAGAGATCGTAGTGTAATTACAGTGACAGCCTTAATGACAAAAGGAATTTTTGATAACTCTCTAAAATATCATTTGACAAATGCAAAAAATAATGGAGTTACTGCAGAAGAAATTGCTGAAATTATAACGCATCTAGCATTTTATATTGGGTGGCCAAATGCGTGGGCTACATTTAACTTAGCTAAGGAAGTATGGGTAGACTAG
- a CDS encoding AbrB/MazE/SpoVT family DNA-binding domain-containing protein produces MRESGMVRNLDNVGRLVIPKEIRKVLGIKEGEPLEIVKVNNEIVVKKYSRGCIFCGSEKDILRYKAVLVCGECKRNLGQE; encoded by the coding sequence ATGAGAGAATCAGGAATGGTTAGAAACCTTGACAATGTGGGGAGACTTGTAATACCAAAGGAAATTAGAAAGGTATTAGGAATAAAGGAAGGAGAGCCACTAGAAATAGTAAAGGTTAATAATGAAATTGTTGTTAAAAAATATAGTAGGGGATGCATTTTTTGTGGAAGTGAAAAAGATATTTTGAGATACAAAGCTGTGCTTGTTTGTGGGGAGTGTAAAAGGAATTTGGGACAAGAATAA